The Pyrus communis chromosome 9, drPyrComm1.1, whole genome shotgun sequence genome has a segment encoding these proteins:
- the LOC137744161 gene encoding protein gar2-like isoform X1, whose amino-acid sequence MTATTGMEDGKCSDKMEGDGSLRTLECLRGRLLAERQASRVAKEDAELIGKKLVELQKQLKEEIKLKEKAEKKLKYLKKKLESLNNSSKNSEKSCTQSTTTSSGSNHSETHEAKSKVAESEIPEESRQNAADSITSEQSHESTFTDENTSSQSTSGSSSSSSVECSSSPKGFCHNPSHKSEDPKIEDSNRYASPVNLTSSIRFSVRT is encoded by the exons atgacaGCAACTACTGGCATGGAAGATGGAAAATGCAG TGACAAGATGGAAGGAGATGGTAGTTTGAGGACTTTGGAGTGCCTCAGAGGGAGACTGCTGGCGGAGAGGCAAGCTTCAAGGGTTGCAAAAGAGGATGCAGAACTCATTGGCAAGAAG TTAGTAGAACTACAGAAGCAGCTCAAAGAAGAGATCAAACTAAAGGAAAAGGCGGAAAAGAAGCtcaaatatttgaagaaaaAGCTTGAATCTTTGAATAATTCCTCCAAAAATAGTGAAAAATCTTGTACACAATCCACTACTACTTCATCAGGATCCAATCATTCAGAAACCCATGAAGCCAAATCCAAAGTTGCAGAGTCAGAAATCCCAGAAGAATCAAGACAAAATGCAGCAGACTCCATCACATCTGAGCAAAGCCATGAAAGCACTTTCACTGATGAAAACACTTCTTCTCAAAGCACTTCTGGTTCCAGTTCTAGTTCCAGCGTAGAAtgttcttcttccccaaaaggGTTCTGCCACAACCCAAGTCATAAATCTGAAGATCCAAAGATCGAAGATAGTAATAGGTATGCAAGTCCAGTTAACCTGACCAGTTCTATCAGGTTTAGTGTCCGTACTTAG
- the LOC137744161 gene encoding protein gar2-like isoform X2: MTATTGMEDGKCSDKMEGDGSLRTLECLRGRLLAERQASRVAKEDAELIGKKLVELQKQLKEEIKLKEKAEKKLKYLKKKLESLNNSSKNSEKSCTQSTTTSSGSNHSETHEAKSKVAESEIPEESRQNAADSITSEQSHESTFTDENTSSQSTSGSSSSSSVECSSSPKGFCHNPSHKSEDPKIEDSNSCSTLNRD, encoded by the exons atgacaGCAACTACTGGCATGGAAGATGGAAAATGCAG TGACAAGATGGAAGGAGATGGTAGTTTGAGGACTTTGGAGTGCCTCAGAGGGAGACTGCTGGCGGAGAGGCAAGCTTCAAGGGTTGCAAAAGAGGATGCAGAACTCATTGGCAAGAAG TTAGTAGAACTACAGAAGCAGCTCAAAGAAGAGATCAAACTAAAGGAAAAGGCGGAAAAGAAGCtcaaatatttgaagaaaaAGCTTGAATCTTTGAATAATTCCTCCAAAAATAGTGAAAAATCTTGTACACAATCCACTACTACTTCATCAGGATCCAATCATTCAGAAACCCATGAAGCCAAATCCAAAGTTGCAGAGTCAGAAATCCCAGAAGAATCAAGACAAAATGCAGCAGACTCCATCACATCTGAGCAAAGCCATGAAAGCACTTTCACTGATGAAAACACTTCTTCTCAAAGCACTTCTGGTTCCAGTTCTAGTTCCAGCGTAGAAtgttcttcttccccaaaaggGTTCTGCCACAACCCAAGTCATAAATCTGAAGATCCAAAGATCGAAGATAGTAATAG TTGTTCAACCTTAAACAGAGATTGA
- the LOC137744349 gene encoding uncharacterized protein produces the protein MPRGETCQVRWMYPGCPVLVKDEVMPANLISLDIVEFDVILGTNWLHFNRANIDCYEKKVTFHRSGLPMVTFAGERNGVRHDIISVVRAKKLLQKGCQGYLAHVVLNDNASSRVEDIRVVRHFPDVFPDDLPGLPTDRDVEFAIDLLPVVFVWKKDGTLKLCIDYRQLNRVTIKNRYPLPRIDDLFDQLRGACVFSKIDLRSGYYQL, from the exons atgcctagaggagagacaTGTCAGGTGAGATGGATGTACCCAGGGTGCCCAGTGTTAGTGAAGGATGAGGTTATGCCAGCTAACCTCATTTCATTGGATATTGTTGAGTTTGATGTCATTTTGGGCACTAATTGGCTACACTTTAATCgagccaatattgattgttatgaGAAGAAAGTTACGTTTCATCGTTCGGGGCTTCCTATGGTTACGTTTGCTGGCGAGCGTAACGGCGTGAGACACGACATTATTTCGGTAGTGAGAGCCAAGAAGTTGCTACAGAAGGGTTGCCAAGGATATCTAGCACATGTTGTACTGAATGATAACGCTTCTAGCCGTGTGGAGGACATTAGAGTGGTCAGGCATTTTCCCGACGTGTTTCCAGATGATTTACCGGGATTGCCGACGGATCGTGACGTAGAGTTCGCTATCGACTTATTGCCAG TCGTGTTCGTGTGGAAGAAGGATGGTACCTTAAAGCTGTGTATAGACTACCGACAgctgaatcgggtgacgattaagaaccgttatccgttgccacgtatcgacgatttgtttgatcagctacGAGGAGCTTGTGTGTTTTCGAAGATCGATTTAAGGTCTGGCTACTATCAGCTGTAG
- the LOC137745842 gene encoding probable protein phosphatase 2C 60, which produces MVRSCWSPSAVDDGPRRGGETSGQVDGLLWYKDLGQHAWGKFSMAAVQANSVIEDQSQLESGPLCGTKSGLGTFVGVYDGHGGPEASRYVNENLFRNLKRIAAEHRCMSENVIKKAYLATEESFLSVVKKQWQSKPQIASAGTCCLVGIICNGLLYTANVGDSRVVLGKLERETKEVMAIQLSAEHNASIESVREELRSLHPHDSKIVVLRHQVWRVKGLIQVSRSIGDAYLKNAEFNREPLPLKYRLPEPFLKPILIPEPEVSVIKLRPEDQFLIFASDGLWEHLSNHDAVDIVNSYPRKGIARKLIEAALQAAAKKREVRYTDLRIIEPGVRRHFHDDITVVVLFLNPSLLKNGSSPRKSQFSLKPIF; this is translated from the exons ATGGTTAGGTCATGTTGGAGCCCATCTGCAGTGGATGATGGACCTCGACGTGGTGGGGAAACCAGCGGCCAGGTTGATGGGTTGTTGTGGTACAAGGACCTTGGGCAGCATGCTTGGGGAAAATTCTCAATGGCTGCCGTTCAGGCCAATTCTGTTATCGAGGATCAAAGCCAGCTCGAATCCGGTCCTTTGTGTGGAACAAAATCTGGTCTGGGAACTTTCGTTGGAGTTTATGATGGACATGGAGGGCCTGAAGCTTCAAGATATGTCAATGAAAATCTCTTCCGCAATCTAAAAA GGATTGCAGCTGAGCATCGATGCATGTCGGAAAACGTGATCAAGAAGGCGTACTTGGCAACGGAGGAGAGTTTTCTATCGGTGGTGAAGAAGCAGTGGCAAAGCAAGCCACAAATTGCATCCGCAGGAACATGTTGTTTGGTGGGGATAATATGCAATGGACTGCTTTACACAGCAAATGTTGGGGACTCTAGAGTGGTTCTAGGAAAACTAGAAAGGGAAACTAAAGAAGTCATGGCTATTCAATTATCTGCAGAGCACAATGCAAGCATAGAATCGGTGAGAGAGGAACTGCGGTCGTTGCATCCACACGATTCAAAGATTGTCGTTTTAAGGCACCAAGTTTGGCGCGTGAAGGGCCTCATTCAG GTTTCGAGATCAATTGGTGACGCGTACTTAAAGAACGCAGAGTTCAACAGAGAGCCTCTACCTCTAAAATATAGGCTACCTGAACCTTTTCTCAAGCCAATTCTAATCCCGGAACCAGAAGTATCAGTAATTAAACTCCGACCGGAAGATCAGTTTCTCATATTTGCTTCTGATGGTCTGTGGGAACATCTTAGCAACCATGACGCCGTCGACATTGTCAACAGTTACCCCCGCAAG GGAATAGCAAGGAAGCTGATTGAAGCTGCACTACAAGCAGCAGCCAAGAAAAGGGAAGTGCGGTACACAGACTTGAGGATTATCGAGCCCGGAGTGCGACGACATTTTCACGACGACATCACAGTGGTGGTGTTGTTTCTAAATCCAAGCCTGTTAAAAAATGGAAGCTCCCCCCGCAAGTCTCAGTTTTCATTAAAACCCATCTTCTAG
- the LOC137744969 gene encoding protein MODIFIER OF SNC1 11-like isoform X1 encodes MATDTQKPSDPITALEAPKKTLESSPAPPTATIPDRPDNPSADTPSDPPPSSEVASKENGSKADSEDPKTDSATGDAAAPATAIEKKMRRAERFGISVQLTEKEKRNSRAERFGTVSTSHGSEASKKSEDLKRKARAERFGLPGPAVVGDEDAKKKARLARFAPNAKPDAKTDPQEEEKRKARALRFSNTSKGSLTQVNDKGNVEQKAAIAGSAGGEV; translated from the exons ATGGCCACAGACACACAGAAGCCCAGCGACCCTATCACCGCCTTAGAAGCCCCTAAGAAAACCCTGGAATCCTCCCCGGCCCCACCCACCGCCACAATTCCGGATCGACCCGATAACCCGTCCGCTGACACTCCCTCTGATCCACCTCCGTCGTCCGAGGTTGCCTCCAAAGAAAACGGGTCCAAGGCTGACTCTGAGGATCCCAAGACTGACTCTGCCACCGGTGACGCGGCTGCTCCGGCTACCGCCATTGAGAAGAAGATGCGCCGTGCCGAGCGGTTTGGGATATCCGTCCAGCTCACAGAAAAAGAGAAGCGCAACTCTCGCGCTGAGAG GTTTGGTACTGTTTCTACATCACACGGATCCGAAGCATCTAAAAAATCAGAGGACTTGAAGAGGAAGGCTAGAGCAGAGAG GTTTGGGCTTCCTGGCCCTGCTGTGGTGGGTGATGAGGATGCAAAGAAGAAGGCTCGTCTTGCTCGGTTTGCTCCTAATGCCAAACCAGATGCTAAAACTGATCCtcaggaagaagaaaaaagaaaggcgAGGGCTCTTAG GTTTTCAAACACGTCAAAAGGTTCTCTTACTCAAGTGAATGATAAGGGTAATGTTGAGCAG aaggCAGCCATAGCAGGCAGCGCTGGTGGAGAGGTTTGA
- the LOC137744969 gene encoding protein MODIFIER OF SNC1 11-like isoform X2, translating into MATDTQKPSDPITALEAPKKTLESSPAPPTATIPDRPDNPSADTPSDPPPSSEVASKENGSKADSEDPKTDSATGDAAAPATAIEKKMRRAERFGISVQLTEKEKRNSRAERFGTVSTSHGSEASKKSEDLKRKARAERFGLPGPAVVGDEDAKKKARLARFAPNAKPDAKTDPQEEEKRKARALRFSNTSKGSLTQVNDKGNVEQAAIAGSAGGEV; encoded by the exons ATGGCCACAGACACACAGAAGCCCAGCGACCCTATCACCGCCTTAGAAGCCCCTAAGAAAACCCTGGAATCCTCCCCGGCCCCACCCACCGCCACAATTCCGGATCGACCCGATAACCCGTCCGCTGACACTCCCTCTGATCCACCTCCGTCGTCCGAGGTTGCCTCCAAAGAAAACGGGTCCAAGGCTGACTCTGAGGATCCCAAGACTGACTCTGCCACCGGTGACGCGGCTGCTCCGGCTACCGCCATTGAGAAGAAGATGCGCCGTGCCGAGCGGTTTGGGATATCCGTCCAGCTCACAGAAAAAGAGAAGCGCAACTCTCGCGCTGAGAG GTTTGGTACTGTTTCTACATCACACGGATCCGAAGCATCTAAAAAATCAGAGGACTTGAAGAGGAAGGCTAGAGCAGAGAG GTTTGGGCTTCCTGGCCCTGCTGTGGTGGGTGATGAGGATGCAAAGAAGAAGGCTCGTCTTGCTCGGTTTGCTCCTAATGCCAAACCAGATGCTAAAACTGATCCtcaggaagaagaaaaaagaaaggcgAGGGCTCTTAG GTTTTCAAACACGTCAAAAGGTTCTCTTACTCAAGTGAATGATAAGGGTAATGTTGAGCAG gCAGCCATAGCAGGCAGCGCTGGTGGAGAGGTTTGA